A window from Electrophorus electricus isolate fEleEle1 chromosome 7, fEleEle1.pri, whole genome shotgun sequence encodes these proteins:
- the golgb1 gene encoding golgin subfamily B member 1 isoform X1, with amino-acid sequence MFSRLTQGVTSVLQELSGEEHPDGEPQDGLVPQPLSGPEASLDGPSPSEEVLERLAQTEQLVVQLKELIREKDGQLASAEKQLKDERELGEVKFTKLKLQAKAKMAALNKQITELKGQEGLNTSQSSESSFTVPAGLEEELQQLKQKLSQEELSTRSLREELGAAEQCLKEKEEYYTEQVQLLQAVIRDKDVRFQEQILKHEEELLCVTSQASNSGELQQALRISEHRIEELEEALHSRSQVLEMLQQELNSADQQKQILTAQFRQMEQELGEAHKFGEERQQVASHAEEQLRTLRASLEASEKEREQAISALEAELVRRSSELDEARAKLEAVTREKGESAERGKEIETSTEAELTSLRASLEASEKHRKEVKKKLEAEVESYRGELHNLQEKLHAVEKEKDEALKNKRDELAQLEMELVAFRESLDTGKEEREAGRQAKQALEMLWKGLHSLTKGDEGSQGHAAIPDDLAEVLPVLEAQLRNLRVHQEEREASMSQITLTLEMLKGQLDQSTAEGEEAVARIRQLERQLGKLQVTDESLGDEEADLFGRDLDKANKAEGTDGHSSDNALHAEKLLALEHQLAEKEKEITDLREKLAFNEQRSLKMSEVGNADCGITENITGIFESSGVLLGLEDSPEEDRTLIAVESPAEPTPVLSCADNESTSEITEPQPESPGELKGVSSDEMVTSSDSEVAHSSWTILEAVNADGGQEWPPQVQDFGALKLSTQSWEETSEDQVTPTCSMAEVQSSTIVVRETVQVQIAKQDANLMNTDSSSGHAFAQILAEELQKRYSELLTELQQLKDLASTSQDKVHLLQEELISLTVVKDETEERAQRFEKDLMEAQAEIRRETEHLTSEINKQNDMKKVLEEQLESFQIEVCSKDQKIQALQTQLDEVQKNLTEKEGQVMMLGSQLEDRELATSQMDERAQRFDRDLMEAQAEIQQKTEYMTSEINKQNDMRKALEEQLESFQIEVCSKDQKIQALQTQLDEVQKNLTEKEGQVRMLGSQLEDRELATSQMEEKLEARIQQVSQEADLAKAALIGKIAEIEDLQQCLSLKEQEMVELSDNMTSKLLQAGEEKFVISSEVTKLKEKILEIEKIRDDQQKVEEDKTAVESEELVTLRKENKSLASEMDTVKRDGEHVKRKLQAALVQRKELMKKIAKLEKVSDATKEKGDIEADLPGTEKGEGEQGQQNFESLLQETRRILHSKEEALTVLEQKTLNQNQALYEAHAKIQHLTDEAEACSQKEQQIRQVENDNARLQSQVTILESDLEMAQKKLQEAVDSRKETLRKAKDKDRHHREQMKQQKEEYSNLLERFKAEDKEKSDLLKQLRELESLLESKEQTGTVSHHVEAEEEPTTVSENLEKPMLGDWVQEDWVDFAAPEADVNQKDQLPAEQLPQVKSEDYAAVINSLQEEIKAKHTVCVDLEVRLQESQGALSVKETEFLELSKELEALRAKERQIDVLSEELNALREKCQQAEAHAEMLRAEVKEAAAVARTSISDVESPVAALQAEVEEFKRFLKTKNDEIIDLSQQLSEQSTLLQNMQETVLEKDDLIASLQERLTAEQERSQKMEAEIPHWQEEEKDHVTKLQQLQRKLQAALVSRKEALKENQALRDEQAAAEKARSELLVKLEHGEAEVGKLKAEKEKLIKEVDRSLLENQSLGATCESLKLAMDGLLNEKDSYQHQAESAREEAEQANRRWEEKVQSMKDEYETLLKSYENVSDEAERVRRVLEAARQERQELASKARGHEMAKQEAERLAEETQKEVNAIKEKMRKFAKAKHQKIMELEEENEKLREQMEKKGTKEVDNELKQLQNVKRELETLRASFDVVEAKRSSLEQETRELKQQLAQETDRKNNTNLDVSSSEIVVTEEVVVQQSSPVLSENQQDIANKRCFQEQSDGSVLGMLKQEASSVKTKTELIESADTETKKKLNELEVALKDAETKIKELQAALDDEKRTRVEQESLLNAELGSVRQHLQESVEREMRLNEKCSTMDTQFKELRTSLEAEKDDLEERLMNQLAQVNGSIAGYQQETADGRARLADLQRELEKVEQERAELEAVVVSERDRVSRLEEDKRQAQRERAEAEAEAGKRRELEQKLKSAQRVKEGSQSRARQLEELLREKQLEVRQMQKDCIQYQERISEVERENKALLLGRDELSSELEAAHLENAKITEQEKKLDSELSTIKTKLDMAEGEASKALADKTASEKTAQQHEAELKAEAERTLDEVRYRLGAELKQMELRLEQAYRDREREEEATLEARNVAEAADKYAQEMQARLDESLARLAGFSRSMSSLQNDRDRVLDEAKQWENRFYSALQGKEVELREAESRAKVLSEQLQTETTNKEELQHELERLQKAEEQLQVKLAEMEKRHSEILKPLEKERKEMQEALALAESSLAEARSQLASVEVETEGLRHRTKALEEAVVKLQSESIQARAEIKERETEERRLCLSLEQLETDLRTSKTLTETLQVELSEKEKREVELLGEKEQAVAQAAEEARKEADGRAEEAERQLEDRRAAMRDLDERLCKAEEEASCSKARLDTFTKAMGSLQNDRDRVLGEYKQLEERHLQVMMEKDGLIQEAATENNSLKEELRAMLAQRDDLHAENAKLAAQLHGYRDELKQVLTMKDSQHKQLLSAQFERIRVLEKERVETQAKFQALEKEAPVRNVPAVEHEILSQAGQLVVRSEGCDAPGAEVEKLREQLQAAKKQISSLEGMLDSERECQAAHNEELKELRWEGGVLRTEAETAEERVAELAKDLMDMEQKLLAEKEAADKLRAQNQAFGKAMASLQDSRDQAINEAKELQSQLEESRRVGHQAAPPSSSTGEVWSLKNALSALQNDRERLLEQLQLQRSELDILGSGELSRLTQALQEERQKSREREQTMAEQLKERGDQTERDRQELEMLRQERGNWHAQVELLKQQTLATLSEREQQVQQLRALLEEARAPRSKLHEEQAYRQGSIGVDSAPGGPLEHSEDYKSDCIRLQRRLDEETELRLRVEEELSAAEDDLKRYTQAEWSSGLRRTDSERAVLIEPPEGAVTRSRSGAPGLARVIRAALCSRQRTPLLVALYLFTIHALLLLCLGGYL; translated from the exons ATGTTCAGCCGGCTGACCCAAGGAGTGACCTCTGTCCTTCAGGAGCTATCCGGGGAGGAGCATCCGGATGGTGAGCCCCAG GATGGTCTGGTGCCTCAGCCCCTGTCTGGGCCAGAAGCCTCCTTAGATGGCCCGAGTCCCTCTGAGGAGGTTCTTGAACGTCTGGCCCAGACAGAGCAGCTAGTTGTGCAGCTGAAGGAGCTGATTAGAGAGAAGGACGGCCAGCTTGCCAGTGCTGAGAAACAACTCAAG GATGAAAGGGAACTGGGAGAAGTCAAGTTCACTAAACTGAAGCTGCAGGCAAAGGCCAAGATGGctgctttaaataaacaaatcactgAGCTGAAAGGACAGGAGGGATTGAACACCAGTCAG agttcGGAAAGCTCCTTCACAGTGCCTGCAGGATTGGAGGAAGAGCTCCAACAGCTGAAACAGAAGCTGAGTCAGGAAGAGTTGTCAACACGAAGCCTAAGAGAAGAGCTCGGGGCGGCTGAGCAATGTCTAAAAGAAAAGGAGGAGTACTACACAGAACAG GTGCAACTTCTTCAGGCTGTGATCAGGGACAAAGATGTGCGGTTTCAGGAACAAATCCTAAAGCATGAAGAGGAGCTGCTTTGCGTCACTAGCCAGGCTTCAAACAGCGGGGAGCTCCAGCAG GCTCTGCGTATATCCGAACATCGGattgaggagctggaggaggcttTGCACTCTCGCTCACAAGTCCTGGAGATGTTACAGCAGGAGCTTAATAGTGCAGACCAGCAGAAACAG ATCTTGACCGCCCAGTTCAGACAGATGGAGCAGGAGCTCGGAGAAGCCCACAAGTTTGGAGAAGAGAGGCAGCAAGTGGCCAGCCATGCTGAGGAGCAGCTCAGAACCCTGAGAGCCAGTCTGGAGGCttctgagaaggagagagagcaggccaTCAGTGCACTAGAAGCAGAGCTTGTTAGGAGGAGCTCTGAACTGGATGAAGCAAGAGCAAAGCTAGAAGCTGTGACgagggaaaagggagagagtgcagagagagggaaagaaattGAGACCAGCACCGAGGCTGAGCTAACCAGCTTAAGAGCGAGCCTGGAAGCTTCTGAGAAGCACAGAAAGGAGGTGAAGAAGAAGCTGGAGGCTGAGGTCGAAAGTTACAGAGGAGAGCTCCACAATTTGCAGGAGAAGCTCCATGcagtggagaaggagaaggacgAAGCATTGAAGAACAAAAGAGATGAGTTGGCACAACTGGAGATGGAGCTCGTTGCCTTTAGAGAAAGCCTGGATACTGGCAAAGAGGAGCGGGAAGCTGGGCGTCAGGCCAAGCAGGCTCTGGAAATGTTGTGGAAAGGGCTTCATTCTCTGACCAAAGGTGATGAGGGAAGCCAAGGCCACGCGGCCATCCCCGACGACCTTGCAGAGGTGCTGCCGGTCTTGGAAGCCCAACTAAGAAATCTGAGAGTGCATCAGGAGGAGAGGGAAGCAAGCATGTCTCAGATTACTTTGACCCTAGAGATGCTGAAAG gaCAACTTGATCAAAGCActgcagagggagaggaggcagTTGCCAGGATACGGCAACTTGAGCGGCAACTTGGCAAGCTTCAG GTTACGGATGAGTCACTGGGTGACGAGGAGGCTGACCTGTTTGGGAGGGATTTGGACAAGGCTAACAAAG CTGAAGGCACAGATGGACACAGTTCAGATAACGCATTGCATGCTGAGAAGTTACTGGCTCTGGAGCACCAGCtggcagagaaggagaaggaaattACTGATCTCAGGGAAAAGCTAGCATTTAATGAGCAGCGCAGCCTCAAAATGTCAGAAGTAGGAAATGCAGACTGTGgaattactgaaaatattacTGGCATATTTGAAAGTTCTGGAGTGCTCCTTGGTCTTGAAGATAGTCCTGAGGAAGACAGAACACTCATTGCAGTAGAGTCTCCTGCTGAACCTactcctgttctgtcctgtgcTGACAATGAGAGTACCTCTGAGATTACTGAACCACAGCCAGAGTCCCCTGGGGAATTAAAGGGAGTTTCTTCCGATGAGATGGTAACCAGCAGTGACTCTGAAGTTGCCCATAGTAGCTGGACAATTTTGGAAGCTGTTAATGCAGATGGAGGACAGGAGTGGCCTCCACAAGTTCAAGATTTTGGTGCTCTGAAGCTTTCCACACAGTCCTGGGAGGAGACTTCTGAAGATCAGGTTACACCTACATGCTCTATGGCTGAGGTACAGTCATCAACTATAGTTGTCCGTGAAACGGTACAAGTACAAATTGCCAAGCAGGATGCAAACTTGATGAATACTGATTCTAGCTCCGGTCACGCTTTTGCACAGATCCTGGCAGAGGAGCTCCAGAAAAGATACAGTGAACTACTGACTGAACTTCAGCAACTGAAGGATTTGGCTTCTACCTCTCAGGACAAGGTTCACCTACTACAAGAGGAGTTAATATCACTGACAGTTGTTAAGGATGAGACAGAGGAAAGAGCCCAACGGTTTGAAAAAGATTTGATGGAAGCTCAAGCAGAGATTCGACGAGAGACAGAACATCTGACCTCAGAGATAAATAAGCAGAACGATATGAAGAAAGTCCTGGAAGAGCAACTAGAGAGCTTTCAGATAGAGGTTTGCTCCAAAGATCAGAAGATTCAAGCCCTACAGACACAACTGGATGAGGTCCAGAAAAACCTTACTGAGAAAGAAGGTCAAGTCATGATGCTGGGTTCCCAGTTAGAGGACAGAGAGCTAGCTACTTCTCAAATGGATGAAAGAGCCCAAAGGTTTGACAGAGATTTGATGGAAGCTCAGGCAGAGATTCAACAAAAGACAGAATATATGACCTCAGAGATAAATAAGCAGAACGATATGAGGAAAGCCCTGGAAGAGCAACTAGAGAGCTTTCAGATAGAGGTTTGCTCCAAAGATCAGAAGATTCAAGCTCTACAGACACAACTGGATGAGGTCCAGAAAAACCTTACTGAGAAAGAAGGTCAAGTCAGGATGTTGGGTTCCCAGTTGGAGGACAGAGAACTAGCTACTTCTCAAATGGAGGAAAAGCTGGAGGCGAGAATTCAGCAAGTCTCTCAGGAAGCTGACCTGGCTAAAGCTGCTCTCATTGGCAAGATTGCTGAGATAGAGGATTTGCAACAGTGTCTTTCCCTGAAAGAGCAAGAGATGGTAGAACTCAGTGACAACATGACATCCAAACTGCTGCAAGCAGGTGAGGAAAAGTTTGTTATATCTAGTGAAGTAACAAAGCTAAAAGAGAAGATCTTGGAAATTGAGAAGATCAGGGATGACCAGCAGAAAGTGGAAGAAGATAAAACAGCTGTCGAAAGTGAGGAGCTTGTCACTCTGCGCAAGGAGAACAAGAGCTTGGCTAGTGAAATGGATACCGTTAAAAGGGATGGAGAACATGTTAAACGAAAGTTGCAGGCAGCTTTGGTACAGCGAAAGGAGCTGATGAAAAAGATTGCCAAACTTGAGAAAGTGTCAGATGCTACCAAAGAAAAGGGAGATATAGAAGCAGACCTGCCTGGTACAGagaaaggagaaggagagcaggGGCAACAGAACTTTGAATCACTGTTACAAGAGACCAGAAGGATCTTGCATTCCAAAGAAGAAGCTTTGACTGTTCtagaacagaaaacactgaaCCAAAACCAAGCACTTTATGAGGCACATGCTAAAATCCAACACCTGACTGATGAGGCTGAAGCATGTAGccaaaaagaacaacaaatacGGCAAGTTGAGAACGATAATGCTAGACTCCAGTCACAGGTCACCATCCTAGAATCTGATCTTGAAATGGCACAGAAAAAGCTCCAAGAGGCTGTGGATTCTCGTAAAGAAACGCTCCGCAAAGCTAAGGACAAAGACAGACACCATCGTGAGCAGATGAAGCAACAGAAAGAAGAGTACAGTAACCTGTTAGAACGGTTCAAAGCTGAAGACAAAGAGAAATCTGACCTATTAAAACAACTGCGAGAGTTAGAAAGTCTTTTGGAATCAAAGGAGCAAACTGGTACAGTGAGTCATCATGTGGAGGCAGAGGAAGAACCTACAACTGTGTCAGAGAATCTGGAGAAACCCATGTTGGGGGATTGGGTCCAGGAGGACTGGGTGGATTTTGCTGCACCCGAGGCTGATGTTAACCAGAAAGATCAACTTCCTGCTGAGCAACTTCCACAGGTTAAATCCGAAGATTACGCAGCTGTGATAAATTCCCTTCAGGAGGAGATAAAAGCTAAACACACTGTTTGTGTGGACCTAGAGGTGCGTCTGCAGGAGAGCCAGGGTGCTCTGTCAGTCAAAGAGACTGAGTTCTTGGAGCTCAGCAAAGAGCTTGAGGCATTGAGggcaaaagagagacagatagatgtCCTTTCAGAAGAACTGAACGCTCTGAGAGAGAAATGTCAGCAAGCAGAAGCCCATGCAGAAATGCTGAGAGCAGAAGTGAAGGAGGCTGCAGCTGTGGCCAGGACCAGCATCTCTGACGTTGAGTCTCCAGTGGCGGCTCTTCAGGCAGAGGTGGAAGAGTTCAAGCGGTTTCTGAAAACCAAAAATGATGAGATCATTGACCTCAGCCAGCAACTGAGTGAGCAGAGCACACTTCTGCAGAACATGCAGGAGACTGTGCTGGAGAAAGATGACCTGATTGCTTCCTTACAAGAGAGACTGACAGCTGAGCAAGAAAGGAGTCAGAAGATGGAGGCAGAGATCCCACATTGgcaagaggaggaaaaagaCCATGTCACCAAGCTTCAGCAGCTACAGCGCAAATTACAAGCCGCATTGGTATCGCGAAAGGAAGCTCTCAAAGAGAACCAGGCTCTAAGGGATGAGCAGGCTGCGGCTGAGAAGGCAAGATCAGAGTTGCTAGTAAAGCTCGAGCATGGCGAGGCAGAGGTTGGTAAActtaaagcagagaaagagaagttaATTAAAGAGGTGGATCGGAGCTTGCTGGAGAACCAGAGTCTTGGTGCCACCTGTGAGAGCTTGAAGCTTGCTATGGATGGACTTCTGAATGAAAAAGATTCATATCAGCATCAAGCAGAGAGTGCCAGAGAAGAAGCTGAGCAGGCAAACAGACGGTGGGAAGAAAAAGTTCAAAGCATGAAGGATGAATATGAGACCCTACTGAAGTCATACGAAAATGTGAGCGACGAGGCCGAACGTGTCAGGCGAGTGCTGGAGGCTGCCCGTCAGGAGAGGCAGGAATTGGCATCGAAAGCCCGGGGCCATGAGATGGCCAAACAGGAGGCAGAGAGGTTAGCTGAGGAAACTCAGAAGGAGGTCAATGctataaaagagaaaatgaggaagTTTGCCAAAGCAAAACATCAAAAGATAATGGAACTagaggaggagaatgagaagCTCAGAGAACAGATGGAGAAGAAAGGGACCAAAGAAGTAGATAACGAGCTGAAACAACTTCAAAACGTTAAAAGAGAACTTGAAACTTTGAGAGCTAGTTTTGATGTTGTAGAGGCTAAGCGAAGTTCACTGGAACAGGAAACCAGAGAACTGAAGCAGCAGTTGGCTCAGGAAACGGATAGAAAGAATAATACAAATCTGGATGTGAGCTCCTCTGAAATTGTAGTTACGGAGGAAGTGGTTGTTCAGCAGTCAAGCCCTGTTTTGAGTGAAAACCAACAAGATATAGCTAATAAAAGATGTTTCCAAGAGCAATCAGATGGGTCAGTGCTAGGCATGCTTAAACAAGAAGCTTCCAGTGTGAAAACTAAGACTGAGCTGATTGAAAGTGCAGACACTGAAACTAAGAAAAAGCTCAATGAATTGGAAGTAGCTCTTAAAGATGCAGAGACCAAGATAAAGGAACTTCAAGCTGCTCTTGACGATGAGAAGAGAACCAGAGTTGAACAGGAATCTTTGCTCAATGCAGAGTTGGGCAGTGTTAGGCAGCATCTTCAGGAGTCTGTAGAAAGAGAGATGAGGTTGAATGAAAAGTGCTCGACAATGGATACTCAGTTTAAGGAGCTTCGCACAAGCCTGGAGGCTGAGAAGGATGACCTTGAGGAAAGACTGATGAACCAGTTAGCTCAGGTCAATGGCAGCATTGCAGGTTATCAGCAAGAGACTGCTGATGGGCGAGCTCGCCTTGCAGACCTACAGCGGGAACTGGAAAAAGTGGAACAGGAGCGAGCTGAGTTGGAGGCTGTGGTAGTAAGCGAAAGGGACCGGGTATCCAGGCTAGAGGAAGACAAAAGGCAGGCCCAGCGAGAAAGAGCCGAAGCAGAGGCAGAAGCAGGAAAACGGAGAGAGCTGGAGCAGAAGCTGAAATCCGCACAGAGGGTTAAAGAAGGTAGTCAGAGCCGAGCACGTCAGCTCGAGGAGCTTCTGAGGGAGAAGCAGCTGGAGGTTCGACAGATGCAAAAAGACTGCATCCAGTACCAGGAAAGGATCAGTGAGGTAGAAAGGGAGAATAAGGCACTCTTGCTGGGTAGAGATGAGTTAAGCAGTGAGCTTGAGGCAGCGCATCTGGAGAATGCAAAGATCACGGAGCAGGAAAAAAAGCTGGACTCAGAGTTGTCAACAATTAAAACGAAGCTGGATATGGCTGAGGGAGAGGCCAGCAAGGCGCTAGCGGACAAGACGGCTTCTGAAAAGACAGCACAACAGCATGAGGCTGAGTTAAAGGCAGAAGCTGAAAGGACCCTTGATGAAGTAAGGTATCGCTTGGGAGCAGAGCTTAAACAGATGGAGTTGAGACTGGAGCAGGCCTATCGggacagggaaagagaagaagaggcGACTCTTGAGGCTAGAAACGTTGCAGAGGCTGCAGACAAATATGCCCAGGAAATGCAGGCACGCCTGGATGAGTCACTGGCAAGGCTGGCTGGCTTTTCACGCTCCATGTCCTCCCTGCAGAATGACCGCGATCGTGTTCTGGATGAAGCTAAGCAGTGGGAGAATCGTTTCTATAGTGCCCTCCAGGGGAAGGAGGTTGAACTGCGGGAGGCTGAGAGTCGAGCTAAGGTCCTATCTGAGCAACTTCAGACAGAGACCACAAACAAGGAGGAACTTCAGCATGAACTGGAGAG GTTGCAGAAGGCAGAGGAACAGTTGCAGGTAAAACtggcagagatggagaagaggCACAGCGAAATCCTCAAACctctggaaaaagaaagaaaagagatgcAGGAGGCACTGGCTCTGGCAGAAAGCTCTCTGGCCGAGGCACGCTCCCAACTCGCCTCCGTGGAGGTGGAGACGGAAGGACTGCGCCACAGAACCAAGGCTCTAGAAGAGGCAGTGGTCAAGCTTCAGAGTGAATCTATCCAAGCCAGGGCTGAAATTAAAGAAAGGGAAACCGAGGAGAGGAGGCTGTGCTTGAGTCTGGAGCAGCTGGAGACGGACTTGCGGACCTCCAAGACTCTTACGGAGACTCTTCAGGTAGAGTTGTCTgagaaggagaagagggagGTCGAGCTCCTTGGAGAGAAGGAACAAGCTGTGGCTCag GCTGCAGAGGAAGCCAGGAAGGAGGCAGATGGCCgggcagaggaggcagagagacagctgGAGGACAGGAGGGCAGCCATGCGGGACCTCGACGAGAGACTTTGTAAAGCCGAAGAGGAGGCCAGCTGCAGCAAGGCGCGACTGGACACATTCACGAAGGCCATGGGCTCGCTTCAGAATGATCGTGACAGGGTACTGGGAGAGTACAAGCAGTTAGAGGAGCGACACCTCCAG GTTATGATGGAAAAAGATGGTCTCATACAGGAGGCTGCCACTGAGAACAACAGTCTGAAGGAGGAGCTCCGTGCCATGCTGGCTCAGCGTGACGACCTCCACGCTGAGAACGCCAAGCTGGCGGCACAGCTGCATGGCTATAGGGACGAACTGAAACAGGTCCTCACTATGAAGGACTCGCAGCACAAGCAGCTGCTCTCGGCTCAGTTCGAACGCATCAGGGTcctggagaaggagagggtAGAGACCCAGGCCAAGTTTCAGGCACTGGAAAAAGAGGCCCCAGTGCGAAACGTGCCCGCAGTGGAGCACGAGATCTTGAGCCAGGCCGGGCAGCTCGTGGTCAGGTCAGAGGGGTGCGACGCTCCCGGTGCAGAGGTGGAGAAGTTGAGGGAGCAGCTTCAGGCTGCCAAGAAGCAGATCAGCAGCCTGGAAGGGATGCTGGATTCAGAGAGGGAGTGCCAGGCGGCTCACAACGAGGAGTTGAAGGAGCTCCGCTGGGAAGGTGGCGTGCTGCGGACCGAGGCCGAGACGGCCGAGGAGAGGGTAGCGGAGCTGGCCAAGGACCTGATGGACATGGAGCAGAAGCTGCTAGCAGAGAAGGAGGCGGCAGACAAGCTCCGAGCTCAGAACCAGGCCTTTGGGAAGGCCATGGCCTCTCTGCAGGATTCAAGAGACCAGGCCATCAATGAGGCCAAGGAGCTGCAATCCCAGCTGGAAGAGTCTCGTCGGGTAGGACATCAGGCAGCGCCCCCTAGCAGTTCCACTGGTGAAGTGTGGAGCCTGAAGAACGCACTCTCTGCACTCCAGAATGACAGGGAGAGACTG TTGGAGCAGCTGCAGTTACAGCGCAGTGAGCTGGACATACTTGGATCCGGAGAGCTGAGTAGACTCACCCAGGCCCTGCAGGAAGAGCGGCAGAAgtccagggagagagagcagactatggcggagcagctgaaggagagaGGTGACCAGACTGAGAGAGACCGGCAGGAGCTGGAGATGCTCAG